In Larimichthys crocea isolate SSNF chromosome VI, L_crocea_2.0, whole genome shotgun sequence, one genomic interval encodes:
- the yod1 gene encoding ubiquitin thioesterase OTU1 — translation MLRLRCKTKNGSHIMQGLTHQSCVQELKSKVEELTGIPCDVQKIMVGYPPSSLDLRNGDAHLKDYPIKSGDTLIVEEEKNKPKPQDHPTVTKVPRLEASPVLARRVVPADNSCLFTSVYYVVEGGVYDPACAPEMRGLIAQIVSSDPAAYSEAVLGKTNEEYCTWIRRDDTWGGAIEVSILSKFYQCEICVVDTQTVRVDRFGEDAGYHKRVLLIYDGIHYDPLQKETPGSDVPPLTIFSTTDDVILAQALELADEARRKRQFTDVNRFALRCMVCQTGLVGQKEAREHAKETGHTNFGEV, via the exons ATGTTGAGGCTTCGCTGTAAGACCAAAAACGGGAGCCACATAATGCAGGGCTTGACTCATCAGTCCTGTGTACAAGAGCTGAAGAGTAAGGTGGAGGAGCTGACTGGCATCCCCTGTGACGTGCAGAAAATTATGGTTGGTTATCCGCCCTCCAGCCTTGACCTTCGAAATGGAGACGCTCACCTCAAGGATTACCCCATCAAATCAG GAGACACACTCATtgttgaggaggaaaaaaacaagccaaagcCTCAGGATCATCCCACTGTGACTAAAGTACCACGCCTGGAAGCCTCACCTGTGCTGGCACGCCGTGTTGTCCCAGCTGATAACTCCTGCCTCTTCACCAGTGTGTATTATGTGGTGGAAGGTGGTGTATATGACCCCGCTTGCGCCCCAGAGATGCGAGGCCTCATTGCCCAGATTGTGTCAAGTGACCCTGCGGCTTACTCGGAAGCGGTGCTGGGAAAGACCAACGAGGAGTACTGCACTTGGATACGACGTGACGACACCTGGGGAGGCGCCATCGAGGTGTCTATCCTGTCTAAGTTTTACCAGTGCGAGATCTGCGTGGTAGACACTCAGACGGTCCGAGTGGATCGCTTTGGGGAGGACGCCGGCTACCACAAACGCGTGCTGCTCATTTACGACGGCATCCATTATGACCCGCTGCAGAAAGAAACTCCTGGCTCTGACGTCCCGCCCCTGACTATCTTCTCCACTACAGATGATGTAATCCTGGCCCAGGCCCTCGAGCTGGCAGACGAGGCTCGTCGCAAGCGGCAGTTCACGGACGTTAACCGCTTTGCGTTGCGCTGCATGGTGTGCCAGACGGGCTTAGTGGGACAAAAGGAAGCTCGTGAGCATGCCAAGGAGACAGGCCACACCAATTTTGGCGAAGTGTGA